The following proteins are encoded in a genomic region of Candidatus Hydrogenedentota bacterium:
- a CDS encoding alpha/beta hydrolase fold domain-containing protein codes for MKQRKSLFFLACLVLGIPTMGCPQSGTGIRGSILVDGIKRTYLIHVPPSYSPDSPVPLLIALHPFAVTGIYMQSLTGFDAIANSEGFIVVYPDGKRRHWNADPTPQSTVSALGKPADDVAFISALIDKLAADYAIDPKRVYVAGASNGALMTHRLACELTDRLAAVAAVMTTLPVGWEEAVSPSSPLPILMIQGIDDPFFPWEGGTVQQGPFLSSQYQSMSDTVGFWIQNNAAQVPPVTEALPDTAGDDGTTAAKDTYSAGPGGAEVVLISVDGGGHTWPGGDVNFPESLVGKTSFDFEASQVVWDFLKQHAQP; via the coding sequence ATGAAACAGCGCAAGAGTCTGTTCTTCTTGGCTTGTCTAGTTTTGGGAATTCCCACGATGGGCTGTCCGCAGAGTGGAACAGGAATTCGCGGGAGCATTCTTGTTGATGGGATCAAGCGTACCTACCTCATTCACGTTCCGCCCTCATACAGCCCGGATTCACCGGTTCCACTTCTTATTGCCCTGCATCCGTTTGCGGTCACGGGTATCTATATGCAGAGCCTGACGGGGTTTGACGCCATTGCCAACAGTGAAGGGTTCATTGTCGTGTATCCAGACGGGAAACGCAGACACTGGAATGCCGATCCGACTCCTCAGTCGACCGTGAGCGCCCTTGGCAAGCCAGCCGACGACGTTGCGTTCATTTCGGCTCTCATAGATAAGCTGGCTGCCGACTATGCAATCGACCCCAAGAGAGTCTACGTGGCGGGTGCATCCAATGGCGCCTTAATGACCCATCGACTGGCGTGTGAACTTACGGATCGCTTGGCGGCGGTGGCCGCTGTCATGACCACACTCCCTGTCGGCTGGGAAGAGGCGGTTAGTCCCTCAAGTCCATTGCCCATCTTGATGATCCAGGGCATTGACGATCCATTCTTCCCCTGGGAAGGAGGGACAGTGCAGCAGGGGCCTTTTCTAAGCAGCCAATACCAGAGTATGTCAGACACGGTTGGCTTCTGGATTCAGAACAACGCGGCGCAAGTGCCTCCGGTTACAGAGGCACTGCCAGACACTGCCGGGGATGACGGCACAACCGCAGCAAAAGACACGTATTCGGCAGGCCCAGGAGGTGCGGAGGTCGTACTAATCTCGGTGGATGGCGGCGGTCACACGTGGCCAGGTGGAGACGTCAACTTCCC
- a CDS encoding flippase-like domain-containing protein, with product MNSNEQETDQTPGEVKRSHYRKLLWIAGISLYLGAVWTIGWERIRAAMKDVDGVTICVMVLVTLAALWIRALKWRIALGPGNNSVGIFFLSKAAGEWSPARMGEFSPLLIRKHRTARIAAWILVDRVLEMASTVGIGLFGLAFVSLPNRSALIVTGVLLCLGFAGALMVLANASYWERLASRITSKGRLQNLVSLAPKVAREVRSFGSTAVYTGVLTLIAGILDVWAGRLLYVAFGYPIPMHVSAASKGIHAIVSAVPVTPNATGVPYFAAATLIHETGHVPTPVLAAGVALGILLTNLLFWGSVGVGAADFRKRASEVD from the coding sequence ATGAACAGCAACGAGCAAGAGACTGATCAGACACCCGGAGAGGTTAAGCGTTCCCATTATCGAAAGCTCTTGTGGATTGCGGGGATTTCGCTATATCTGGGCGCAGTCTGGACGATCGGATGGGAGCGCATTCGCGCTGCCATGAAGGATGTAGACGGCGTCACCATCTGCGTGATGGTTCTGGTCACGCTGGCAGCCCTTTGGATACGTGCACTCAAATGGCGGATAGCGCTCGGCCCTGGCAACAATTCCGTAGGCATTTTCTTCTTGTCAAAAGCAGCGGGGGAATGGTCGCCTGCCCGAATGGGGGAGTTCAGCCCGCTTCTGATCCGCAAGCATCGAACTGCTCGAATAGCCGCGTGGATACTCGTCGATCGCGTCTTGGAGATGGCAAGCACCGTAGGAATTGGGTTGTTTGGCCTCGCCTTTGTCAGTCTTCCCAACCGCAGCGCGCTGATTGTGACAGGTGTGCTTTTGTGTCTGGGTTTTGCCGGCGCCTTAATGGTGCTGGCGAATGCAAGCTACTGGGAAAGGCTGGCTTCACGAATTACATCAAAAGGCCGTTTGCAGAACTTGGTGTCGCTTGCGCCAAAAGTCGCGCGCGAGGTACGCTCATTTGGAAGTACAGCGGTCTACACCGGAGTATTGACGCTCATCGCAGGAATCTTAGATGTATGGGCCGGCCGGCTTCTTTATGTCGCATTTGGATACCCCATTCCGATGCATGTAAGCGCGGCATCGAAAGGCATCCATGCAATTGTCTCAGCAGTGCCGGTTACCCCCAATGCAACTGGAGTGCCCTACTTCGCGGCGGCGACGTTAATCCATGAGACTGGTCATGTACCTACGCCAGTCCTTGCCGCCGGCGTCGCGTTGGGAATCTTGTTGACCAACCTTCTCTTTTGGGGATCGGTGGGAGTAGGTGCCGCTGATTTTAGGAAACGCGCCTCCGAGGTGGACTGA
- a CDS encoding DUF3500 domain-containing protein: MNRLSFMLIALLGAMVAHADTAFDELVEKSKSFLDSLDKTQRETAVLPFDNDERLNWHYFPKARKGIMLKQLNPDQKEKALAVLSTGLSQEGYATVETIRDMENVLREISPNDTTRDPLQYYVTYFGEPGSDKNWGLRYEGHHLSLHWTIVDGHIVATLPQFLGSNPGEVLAGSRKGTRALGQEEDLARNLVKSLSPEQRKAGVVSDTAPADILTGAEREAAIQEDTGIAYTDLNEEQRGILISLLQLYASVMRREQAEERLVKVRASGLDGIKFAWMGGLEKGEKHYYRIQGPTFLIEYDNTQNNANHVHTVWRDFKGDFGMDMLKEHYAEHTNATHPGQHEH; encoded by the coding sequence ATGAATCGGCTTTCTTTTATGTTGATAGCGCTCCTTGGAGCGATGGTGGCGCATGCGGACACAGCGTTCGATGAGTTGGTCGAGAAATCGAAGAGCTTTCTGGACTCTCTGGACAAGACCCAACGCGAGACGGCGGTATTGCCCTTTGACAACGACGAGCGCCTCAATTGGCACTATTTTCCCAAAGCGCGAAAGGGAATCATGTTGAAGCAACTGAATCCGGATCAGAAAGAAAAGGCTCTCGCCGTTCTCAGCACAGGATTGAGTCAAGAAGGTTATGCCACCGTTGAGACGATTCGCGATATGGAGAACGTGCTGCGAGAGATTTCGCCTAATGACACGACCCGCGATCCGCTGCAATACTACGTGACCTACTTTGGAGAACCAGGGTCCGACAAGAACTGGGGGCTGCGATACGAAGGACACCATTTGTCGCTTCATTGGACCATCGTCGATGGTCACATCGTTGCGACGCTGCCACAGTTCCTGGGGTCGAATCCCGGGGAGGTGCTCGCCGGATCACGCAAAGGCACACGCGCTTTGGGGCAAGAAGAGGACCTTGCGCGAAATCTCGTCAAATCCTTAAGCCCCGAACAACGCAAGGCTGGAGTGGTGAGTGATACCGCGCCCGCGGATATCCTGACCGGCGCCGAACGCGAGGCCGCCATTCAAGAAGACACGGGAATTGCGTACACTGACTTGAACGAAGAACAACGTGGTATCTTGATTAGCCTGTTGCAGCTGTATGCATCGGTGATGCGGCGCGAGCAAGCCGAGGAACGCCTCGTCAAGGTCCGCGCCTCTGGACTCGATGGTATAAAGTTCGCGTGGATGGGGGGATTGGAGAAAGGGGAGAAGCACTACTACCGAATCCAAGGGCCTACATTCTTGATTGAATACGACAACACGCAGAACAATGCCAATCACGTTCACACGGTATGGCGGGACTTCAAGGGGGACTTCGGAATGGATATGCTCAAGGAGCACTATGCCGAGCATACAAACGCAACCCACCCGGGGCAACATGAACACTAG
- a CDS encoding L,D-transpeptidase: MASTQISGSAAEAAAQVALTREQCETLKKHHWRKRIPEGIGVWVSVDEQMLRVIDGDAIVWQVSCATATRGTGSKKDSLKTPLGWHSIKRKIGAGAPWGQVFRSAKAVNEIWKPGDSTKEDLVLTRLLWLTGEEPGKNKGGDVDSFDRCIYIHGTNDEERIGTPSSHGCIRLRNDDVIVFFDMIPEGTMVLITEN, translated from the coding sequence ATGGCATCCACACAAATATCGGGTTCGGCCGCCGAGGCCGCCGCGCAAGTCGCCTTGACTCGCGAACAGTGCGAGACTCTGAAGAAGCATCATTGGCGCAAACGTATCCCCGAGGGCATCGGCGTGTGGGTATCTGTTGACGAGCAGATGCTGCGTGTCATTGATGGCGATGCGATCGTGTGGCAAGTATCATGCGCAACGGCAACCCGCGGAACAGGCTCAAAGAAGGATAGTCTCAAAACTCCCCTCGGCTGGCACAGCATAAAGCGCAAGATCGGGGCCGGAGCGCCGTGGGGTCAGGTATTCCGTTCTGCGAAGGCCGTTAACGAGATTTGGAAGCCTGGCGATTCCACAAAAGAGGATCTTGTTCTCACTCGGCTTTTGTGGTTAACGGGTGAGGAACCCGGCAAGAACAAGGGCGGCGACGTCGACTCGTTTGATCGCTGCATCTACATACACGGAACGAACGACGAGGAACGTATCGGTACACCGTCATCGCATGGATGCATACGTCTCCGCAACGATGACGTGATTGTCTTCTTTGACATGATTCCTGAAGGGACTATGGTGCTTATTACGGAGAACTGA